A region of Lycium barbarum isolate Lr01 chromosome 3, ASM1917538v2, whole genome shotgun sequence DNA encodes the following proteins:
- the LOC132630947 gene encoding uncharacterized protein LOC132630947 translates to MEGGAFKGVAPAGAFPRLVEAMLDLSEETVPIVNPEDFNPLTSADKNRLYAPWDNSVIIKLLGQKMGHQLLKQKLLNLWRPSEDITLVDLGSDFSLIKSQKQENFDHVCMHDGPWFVMNRFVSIRRWEPKFVASQALVTYTAIWVHLPELPSEFYNPDILQKEGLKIGTLLKVDPCTSASSREKYARICVQVPMEQPLKTHVFIGLHKQPIIYGGFDLLCTNCGCLGHPTRACSYSSQFTEGVSDMHSVQPLNSDVT, encoded by the coding sequence CTGGATTTATCTGAAGAAACGGTTCCGATAGTTAATCCGGAAGATTTTAACCCTTTAACTTCTGCAGATAAAAATCGTCTTTATGCCCCCTGGGACAATTCTGTTATTATAAAGTTATTGGGACAAAAAATGGGTCACCAACTACTTAAGCAAAAACTGCTAAACCTTTGGCGCCCATCGGAGGATATTACTCTTGTTGATTTGGGATCCGACTTCTCACTTATAAAGTCCCAGAAACAGGAAAATTTTGACCATGTTTGCATGCATGATGGCCCTTGGTTCGTCATGAATCGATTTGTTTCGATCCGCCGCTGGGAGCCCAAATTTGTTGCTTCGCAAGCACTTGTGACCTATACCGCTATTTGGGTGCATCTCCCTGAGCTCCCATCTGAGTTCTATAATCCAGATATACTTCAAAAGGAGGGACTCAAGATTGGCACCCTTCTTAAGGTTGATCCCTGCACATCAGCTTCTTCTCGTGAAAAATACGCTCGGATTTGTGTGCAAGTTCCTATGGAACAGCCTCTTAAGACTCATGTTTTCATTGGTTTGCATAAACAACCTATCATTTATGGGGGATTTGATCTCTTATGCACTAATTGTGGTTGTCTGGGACATCCGACACGAGCTTGTTCTTATTCATCTCAGTTTACCGAAGGAGTTTCTGATATGCATTCCGTGCAACCTCTTAATTCGGATGTGACTTAA